A genome region from Nicotiana tabacum cultivar K326 chromosome 13, ASM71507v2, whole genome shotgun sequence includes the following:
- the LOC107807555 gene encoding transcription factor MYB12-like gives MVRAPCCEKVGLKKGKWTAEEDELLVNYIQANGEGSWKSLPKKAGLLRCGKSCRLRWTNYLRPDLKRGKFTAEEDETIVKLHSSLGNRWSLIANHLPGRTDNEIKNYWNTNLRRRIYTFKLHKKLIRTTAVMPKMAVAVAGDCESSRKHGRVGRSNGKSCKNINSTTSESTGKVKSSCSGGGGTGTMWSEDGSIESLLPENHIADIGKGLAMQRHEHQAESEISEPRNEEGEDKNERHINVTPENDFDNWCDMNFDHFYEEELWVDQCNSLDLEFGSNEECTYWDDMLLWLWNDK, from the exons ATGGTGAGGGCACCTTGTTGTGAGAAAGTTGGGCTAAAGAAAGGAAAATGGACTGCTGAAGAAGATGAGTTATTGGTGAATTATATTCAAGCTAATGGAGAAGGTTCATGGAAATCTCTTCCCAAGAAAGCTG GTCTATTAAGATGTGGAAAGAGTTGCAGATTAAGATGGACAAACTACCTGAGACCAGACTTGAAGAGAGGCAAATTTACTGCAGAAGAAGATGAAACCATCGTCAAATTGCATAGCTCCTTGGGAAAtag GTGGTCTTTGATAGCGAACCATTTACCTGGCCGAACAGATAATGAAATAAAGAATTACTGGAACACTAACTTACGCCGAAGAATTTACACCTTCAAATTGCACAAAAAGCTCATCAGAACCACTGCAGTAATGCCTAAAATGGCAGTTGCTGTTGCCGGCGATTGTGAATCCTCGAGAAAACACGGCCGAGTAGGCCGATCCAATGGTAAAAGTTGCAAAAACATTAACTCGACCACCTCTGAGTCCACTGGAAAAGTCAAATCCTCGTGTTCCGGAGGCGGGGGTACCGGAACTATGTGGTCGGAAGATGGTTCAATTGAATCCCTTTTGCCGGAAAATCATATTGCTGATATAG GAAAAGGACTAGCCATGCAACGACACGAACATCAAGCAGAATCAGAGATAAGTGAGCCGAGGAACGAGGAAGGTGAAGACAAGAACGAGAGACACATTAATGTTACACCTGAAAATGATTTTGATAATTGGTGTGACATGAATTTCGATCATTTCTATGAGGAGGAATTATGGGTTGATCAGTGCAACAGCTTGGACTTGGAGTTTGGATCCAATGAAGAGTGTACTTACTGGGATGACATGTTACTTTGGTTATGGAATGATAAATAA